The Silene latifolia isolate original U9 population chromosome 4, ASM4854445v1, whole genome shotgun sequence region ATTTACTATTCATTGGTGAATAGTAGCTACGCATCTACTATTCATTAGCAATTTACTATTCATTGGTGAATAGTAGCTACTCATCCTCACTTTTAGTTAAGGGGTGGATATGAGACTATAATATTCCGTATCTTATTATTTCCGATTAAAGATTTATCAGGCTGagtttaaattaaatataaggGTTTTTTTTGTCAGGGAGTACTTAACATTTAGCCTCATTAGCACCAAGGGTATctaactttttattttttttttcccaaATGTACCTAAAATTTATATTTTGTTTGTTAACAAATACTAATTGAAGAATTCTGTTAAATATAGTCAAGATTCCGCTAAAATTAAcataaaaacataaataaaaattgTTTAAAACTTATAAATACCATTGTTAATTCACTAACTCACTCCTCAACCTTTCTTCCTCCTCCAAATCTCCCTCCCATTACCCAACCCCATAACCACCCTCCTTACTCACCTATTTTTCCCCAACACCATCTATCTCTCAATTATCACCACAAAACTCGTAATCGTAATCGTAATCTACTTCTTCCTCTTCAAGAACTATAGCACGATTTGCAACTCATACATATAATTATTATCAATCTCCATTGttgttcttcatcatcttctttgttACTCATCTTCACCGTTCTACTTTCAACTCTAATCATCTTCTCTATTATCATTTATCTTTATCTTGCATCCTTTTGAAACTCCCTTACTTCTCTCTTCTTAAACCCCTAGATATTATGGGTATTGTACTTGTTAGTTATAAGGTATTTTTTTAAGGATTATTTCATGAGAATAATCCATTATATGGGTGCCCTGCAAATAACACCCCATCCTATCAATAATTTCAATTAAATCCATCCTATCCACCATTCTTCCCATAACAAACTCACGCAAAATTATGACCGGTTACTTAAGGTAACATTCTTTCTCCTTTATTTAAGTATTTTCGACTAATTTCCTTCATTTTTGTACATCTCTATATTTCTTCAACTTTTGtgttctccttttgttctcttgCTTCTCCTTCTCCCTTGTTCTTCTGTAATTTTAAGTGAGTTGAAGTCAGACATCTCTTAATACCATGGCCCCTAATTTTGCACCTTCTTCCTTTGTTTATAACACACAGCACACAGAAACTTTTTCCCTTCATTATCATATTTATCTAAAAAAACTAAAAAATCTCTCAACTTTCATACTTTCCAACATACCCATCTCGTTTTTCACACTTATTCTCACATATCTGCACCTGGATTCATCCCAAAATTTTGATTTACAGTGTTTTGAGTTAAACTTTTGTGGAGTTTTGGTTATGTATACCAGGTGTTTGTTTAAATACCTCAGTGAAGAAAATTCAATTAAATTGTGTCTTTGTTGTTGGGTTGGTGAATTTAAAGGAAAATGGAAGGTGCGTGGGTTGGTTCAACATAAGATTGTTGggcttttcttctcttctttattGGCTTATCAAACTTCCACCTCTGGAAAGCGCCTACACCTAATGGTTTAAGCTACGGTTTCCCCAACTCTAAAGCAAAAGACAATTCCTCAAACAACGAAATTGCTTGCCCTTGCCCGAACGGTTGTTGTTATTGCTTCGTTTGCCCCATTTTGCCTGCTCCTACCGAGGACGAAGAACGGACATTTGATAGATTGAAACTGGAAGTTCAAGAACAGGCGGCTGGGCCAAATTCTTGTTTTAAATTCAAATGTTAATACGAGTAGTAGAGTTACTAAGAAGAAAAAAGTTGTTAGGAGAAAATCATTGGTGTTATCATCTTCGTCGTTGAATAATGCAAGGAAATCAGTATCATGTGATGGAAAAAAAGGTGCGAGAGAAGGGTGCTTGGTGTATTTAAAGTGTGTCGAACACACTTCAACGCTTATAACCTAAAAATAACAAGGGTGACCTGTTGTTTAGGTTGCCGGTCTCCTGAGAGTATTATGGGAAGAATACTGAATAGGATGGATTTAATTGGAATTATGAATAGGATGAAGTGTTATTTGCGGAGTACCCATATGATGGATTATTGCCATGAAATAAtcctttttttaatttttcttgTTTAATTAATCTATGGTGGAGGAAATTGAATTAGATGGGGAAATGAAGAGGGTGGTTAATTAGGATTGGTTAGAGGAAATGAAGAAAGGGttaatttaataaaaaattatttttaggtAAAAGATTAAAGAGAAAAAGTAAGGTCTTCATTACGTTTTCCGTTAGTTTTGACGAAAATCTGACTTTTTTTAACGACAATTAGCATTTGGTACTTCTCACAAGTTAACATAAAATTTTAGGTACCTTTGAGCAAAAAAAAAGTTAGATACCTTGGTGTCACAAAAGCCTCATCTCACTTCTCtctacaaaaaaaacaaaaaaccctaACTCCTTTGTGCCGCCGCCTCCACTGACCACACACCCTCCTTCTTCCTCTACCGATCGCCGGTGTTGGGTCCTTCCCATGGCCGTTCACCGGCGATCCTTCACATCTCCCCACTTTTGATTCATCATTTTGATCTCATTTTTCTTGGTTCGTCGGCTTCTTGGCGGTACTCGTTTTCAAATCCGTCTGCTTTTGGGCTCTTTGGTGGTTGTCGCTGCTTCCATGGGGCTTCTGACCCTTCGAATCCTTGTCCTGTCACCGATCTTTTTGCATGTTGCCCAGGGGTGATCCCCCTATCTCCCCCACCCCTGGTTTGTCAAGTGTCTTTCCGGCCATTTGCCGGTTGTTTATGGTTCTTCGTTTTCTGGTTTTTTAACTGGATTTGCGTTGTCGGTCGTTTGTGGTTGTTCGGTCTTGGTTTGGGCCGTTGTTGTTGAACTGGTTTTTGTTGTGTTACGGGTCGGTTAGGGATCGactggtgatccccccatttcccccacctaTCGGTCcttaatctttgttgtttttgtcatAGCTCATCGAGTCAGTTTGGGACTgattggtgatccccccatttcccccaccttTCGGTCTTTTGTCCTGTGTCTCGtatgtggttgtggtggtttgtTTGTGCATGCTTGTCGGTGGTCCTGGGAGGATTAGTTTGGTGAAATGGGTGGCCTTTGCTTGGATTTTGGTGCGACTTTCTATTTTGATGTCTGTGGAGTCCGTCTCTTTTTTTGGTTGGTGTGAGGTCTTAATGGATGGGTCTTCCTTTGTGAGATGTGACTGGTAGGGGATGAATCGGGTTGTTGGTTGTGTTGTTGGTCATGTTGGACGCGGTGGTTGTTGCTTCTAGTTGATGTTGGTCTTCGTTTCACTTTTAATGATGCTGTGGTTTTTTCCTTTCTTTATGTTAATAAAAACCTCCCTTGGGTTATGGGTGTCCTGTCCCTTAATCTTTGGGGTGGCTTGTAGTGTCGTGTCTCTAAACCATCTTAGGGTTATGGCTATTCCGCATCTGACTATGGGCATGGGTGCTCCGTCCCCGTGGCTTAGTGTTCGTGGTGGTCATCGCATGTCAGATTACCTGGTCTGTTGGTCCTATGATCAAAGAGTACGATTTCTAAGGTGTAGGAGGTTTTTCTCCATCGGTGGCGGACTTCGCCGTCTTGCTTACCACTTTGTCTTTCTACGCTCTTTTCGCAAGAGTGTAAGTATACCTCGTTATTGTCACTCTGCGGCTCGTATGTATCGATGGAATTCGGTGGTCTTCCATGTGTATGAAGTTTGTTCCATGGCCAGCGGTTTGTTATCCTGCATTCACCATCACGCCCTTAAGGCTCTTGTCCGTCTTGTGGCAGCTGTAATTTTTACTTATGTGTTTCTTATCGTTTAGGAATGACTTGGTAGCACTAGAGATGATAGTCAGTTTTCGGGTGCTACTTAGTCGAATAGCTTACTTTGTAACATTCGaaataatgtaagttattcatcgcttgttgtcaaaaaaaaaaaaagagcttaAATGTTAGGTACTCCCTCACTAAAAAccctaaatataataatatatcaAACATATATACCCTTAATCAATTTAGACTACTTTTGTGTTAATTCAATCGTCTTTAGGCCATGTTGGACCAATATTGCAAACGTCATGTGGTTATGCATACGATAAATATAAGTCATTATGAATCCTGAATTTCCGATGTATCGAATTTAAGTAACCTAAAGTCTAAACCGAATCCGATCTCTAAAATAAAAGGAAAGACTAACTTGTACTCCCCGAGTTTTTCGATTTTATGTTGTACCTTTACATTTTCAAATTCTATGGTGTGTCGAATTGTCCATAAACTCGGTACATTATTCTATATCATGACCTTATTGATTGTCTTTgctaaattagtttgttagtttaTCCATTAGGCCACCTCTTTACCAATTCAATTACTCGTTAACCTACTTATTCACCTATTAGTTTGCCCAATTACCCGTTCTATCGATAGTATATGAATCTAATAACAATTCTTTAAACCTCAATTAACATTTAAAGTTACTCCCTATGTCcctttcatttgtttacttttactTTTTGCACAAAACCAAGAAGGAAGGATAAGTGGAAATAGTACCATTGGATGATCAAGTTATCCATTAAAAACATTCcttactccctccgatccacacCAAAGGCGACATGGGGAAAAATGAAGTATTTAAGAAAATGTGGAAAGAGTAAGGGTAAAGAAGGAAAAAATAGGTGGGCTATGTAATTGTGGCTTTAACTGTGGGATGGTATGTGAGGTATGTAATGACAGTTTTGTGTAAATATGAAATGGGTACAAGAACAATTTGGTAATGTTTTGGGCCAAATAAggtatgttacctttggtgtggatcgtccggtttaggtaagtgttacctttggtgtggatcggagggagtatttagtaagataaacaaatgactgagacatcATAAAATAGAATACGTAAACAGATGATGGGACCAAGGGAGTATTTGTGATGTTTCTCATAAAGGATTACGACACAAATGACTATAATGAAGGTCAAAGTACGATTGTTTAAGGAATAAAGTTATAAGTCGAAGGAGGTTATAACTCATGATAGAAAATAAGTAAGAAGTTCACGGTTAGaatagaaaattaaaaaaaatgaaaggcAGAAACCCAAAAACTCAAAGATACAACTAGCCCTAAAATCAAAATTAGACAGAACAAAATTGGGCCACGCCATTTACATTTCACAAACACATAATCCACCTTTTCCCGATCCAAACCTTCATatcattatttttctttgaaaatctcttttatcgtttaacaaaaaaaatgtgAGTTTAGGAAATTTATATAAATTTCAATTGTAGAGGTTCCATTGCGACATGTAAAATATTATCAGAATTATATCGGTTTTAGGTAGATCGGTCAAATTTTGACCCGGTCCGAACACCAAACCCGTCAAATTTTGACCCGGTcaaattttaaattatttttttaaaCATTTCATTTGCGTTGTGTTTAAAGGTATTAACATTAACGAAGAACATGCGTCTACAATCTGGAAGTTCCAATTGTAATATTGATGAAATTAGAGAATTTTCAAATTGGATTTTAAAGATCGGAGACGGTATAGCAGAATGTGAAAATGATGGGGAAATTGATTTAAAACTCCCAGATGACATTCTTATTAAAAATACAACTGATCCAATGGCTATTATTGTTCATAGCACATACCCATCTTTTGACAAAAATTTTCGGGATTTAGGTTACCTCCAAGAGAGAGCGGTTGTTGCCCCTACTCATTACATCGTACATATGGTCAATGATTATGTGATGTCACTTATTCCTGCTATAGAACAAGTGTACTTAAGTTTAGAAGAAATAAGTAAAGATGAACGTAATACTGAGATACATGAGGTATATTCTACTGAATTATTGAACTCAATTAAATGTTCGGGTCTCCCGAACCATGAGTTAAAGCTAAGGTATGGGCCACATTGATGATTTTGAGAAATATTGATCAACTCCGAGGATTGTGTAATGGTACAAAATTAGTTGTCACTGATCTTGGGTCTCGAGTTATTAGTGCAACTGTCTTAACCGACAGTCATATGGGATATATAGTACATATAACTCGGATCACATTAACCCCTTCAGATATGACAAaatttgtaacacccgcgaattttccatttttagcatttataatttaattaaccattctattgttttatttatatttttaaattatttaattttattaattttatttttaaacatgatttttataaaaactatatttttaaagcttggtttatataaaactatatatatttagtcggatagtaataatagcggtaataataataataataataataataataataataataataataataataataataataataataataataataataataataactttcCGTGTTAAATTATAGTAGATTTGAGACGTATTCCCGTCTAACAAAAGACCATCACATTTCTCATGTGAGACTAGTTTAATCTCGACCTATCACATATCGACAACACACCTACATACTTTTTACACCTCACTAAAATAATCATTTAATCCTTCACTCTCACACTCCAACCGGTCATGTCCCTCATTCcttcttctctttcttttttttcgaacCAACTCACAGTAACAACAACAATATACAAATTCCATTAACACCTAACCTTCAACCTTAGATTTCTCCTCCAATTCTCAACTGTTTCCTTTTATTTTTtgcgccattctcttcccctttccgtccttcaactttctaggtaagaaagtcccGCTTTTGTGGAAGTTTGTTTTCGGCCATCTTGCAAAAAGTTTCGATTTTTGGCTTCTATGTTCCGTTTCCTTGCACatgtgaagagtctatcgatccgaaatactcaagagggggggggggtgaattgaggatttaaaacttttgaaagctttttcgattgtatgaatataattgattatttaaagtttattgattaaactttaactaatcaactaatgaatgtaaaacaaaataaacaaacgaacgaaagagaggagacacacggtttttgaagtggttgagtttcacaagtcgaaacctacgtccactattctcgattaataaatttagtacctttctatggattacaaatttactaacccaactcgtacaactaactctagctgtaactcaatgagtaccgttaaatactcgagtgactaacttacgctaataagaaagcactaatgattcttgaaaaggttcacgttaatgaacaagtaagaaatcaaataagcactattatcttataacgataactaacaaatgaatatacgagtttaaaacacacgacctttcaaaaataacaaaacggttttctgctTTGAAACACACGATTTTTCTTTGTGAAAATaagatcaatttttatgcttaaggtctctctcttaaatgttgcaaagagcaaagtatttataggaaggaaagaataAGGCAACTCGGTTTctagaaaccctaatggccgaaaataggagatatgttaacaaatcatatcttctattatttctttcctaaaagcctaaaagataataaagaatattccaaaagatagaatataatctattcaattattatctttactataaattctaagatatgataagattttctataacaagaatatcttttatcataaacaaatatattaagtaagatatacaagatatgtaaagatataaaatctttaccaaatatatcTTAGtttacacgagatgtcacggctcatatgcctcgtgactcgtgcaaaccctagctcaatatatgggttagaatttaggttttaaaagaggctttgttgaaaccctaattagtagcatgctccaactcataagttgacccaaaacaactattagtcaacgttcaacaagaaaccgaactccgcactaccGGGCTTTATTAAGtaaatacttttattaaaacatttaaaataaactttaatcaattttaaaaacaattataaaatattatatgtcgtgtatagtaaactcagcatctcaatgttatagtaagagagctataacattgagctcttttactagtaatgttatagctgcaaagctataactttactaattcaagaaactcattcttggttatcattacgagataatcacctatactattctaatcttcagggagatcttcgagtataggctacgtcatcatccaagcttgattaatctttagacggacttcgtcttcacataaatcttgaatgaatcttcacatcgtttgatcttgaattgaggcttgactattgtatacttccatcacaacttCCTTTGTTACTTGTATTAGATAAATCGAATCTAAaggacttagacaaacgattacgcgcaacaagtatataaattataaagcaccttgacatcatcaaaacataaacatatatactatatggttcaacaacatgggtgaaggatttgaagacccggaggAAGGCTTGAAGATTAGTGAGCtttcgaggtaacggtgataAGTTACTCGACAAAATATCGAAATTACTTGTTATTATGTCGTTTTGTGTGCTAAATTTGTGTGTTGGATGTTTAGTTGCGATAAAGATTCATTCATTATGAGATTTCCGCATTATTTTCGTATGAAAACGGTAATTTAGTTGTGTAAATTTCAGCTTGTTCTTGTCTTAAATGTCGTCTTAAAATGACTCGTTTTTGGGCTGCTTTAGGCGTGCAAACAGAGTGCTATTGTGCTGTTTTTGGGACGGAATTTGGGGTGATGTGAATGGTGGTTGTGGGCAGTCAAATGGTAGTCATGTGGGGGCTGGTCATGGCCTGCATTGGGGCTGTTACGGCCTGCTTTACCAGCCTTCTTTTGGTGGTGGTTGCAGCCCGTGTTAGTGGTGTTTGCAGCCTGTTTTGGTGACCTGTTTTGGCCTGCACTTTGGTCTGTTTTTGGCGTGACTTTTGAGGCCGTTTTGCCGTGTAAGGGTGGTTGGGTGGACTGTTTATGGGCTGTTGTGGGTGGTTGTTGGGGCGTGAAAGGGCTGCCCAAGTCGCCCCTTTGAGTCGCGGTCATAGCTTGTTTTGGCGCAACTTTGGGtatttgaaatatttaaatttttgactcatgctttatataacgtaattcattAAATATCATTCGTCTATATATTTCTCTCACATGAATTATAATTGTGGAattcattatttaattatttcatttatataatacgcgtccaattcaattatttatgcTTTGTAAGTAATAAATGGtatatcttacatttgagtcatttataattcaaTTCTTGTTTTGCTCTTTATAAATGGCTTATGtccatttatttatattttcatTCAAGTGACAAGTATTTAAGAAATGAGTTACTAATTTATGTTTACGAGTATAAATGGGTTTGGAATGTCTTTCTTCAATTGTTATTTGTCCATTACATTTATTCTTCCCATGTATATTTGTTTTGTTGGGCTCATTAAGTTTAGTTTGTTGCGCTTTACATGATTAATTTGTTGGGTTTTACATGATTAGTTTGTTGGGCTTTACATGATTAATTTGTTGGGCTTTACATGATTTTAGTGTTGGGCTTTACATGATTAATTTGTTGGGCTTGACATGTTTCAAGTGTTGGACTCGTCATGTTTTAATTGTCGGGCCAACCTTATATTTTGAAGTGAGCTCATGAATGAGTCACATGTGCTTGTTTCCATTTTATCTCGTAATTCTAcatgacgtaaattattcattaccgcttgttatattttatttaatcgGCATGTTTATTTATGAAAAGAAATGCTTATCGACCTAATACAAGTATgaaaaatttattataaataattacttgtagtgagtcgtattcttatgataatgcctttatgctataccttactgcttgacttatctttacgccctacttgtgccgaTCTGCCATGTCtaggtttagctcatatcttccgcctcctTCGGACTGtcttgccgattgtgggttctcgacttccgatCTGTCgttgagtcttggatgcggactgtcctgccgcatgtcaAATCGAAAACTGTATTGTCCCGatagtctggccagatttagactaggactgagtctttgtgattaccattgtcgtcctaccaaggGAAATATATtgaatgagtagtaaaggtcttgcttggttatagatattgtcaTTGTTTggatgtgagagtcttggtcctatcgaatACTAGAGGCGAAATGCAAGCCTTTTAGTTGCGATATAATcaccgggattgatgttcccatccgttcttatggtgagatgcaagtcataagtatgaatgtgacattagtggccacgtcccgtacaatgtttgctaaAAAGATtctcaaagtaatggctatggtttccatTCACGTAATTTGTATTGATTGATCCCTTATTTATCTACTTCACATGATTCggtttctaatctcatatctaggCTATTTTTCCTTGAAAGGCATGCTTTTGCCTAAacgaccgtattcttgtctttcatattattaattatttcacatgaatagttgagcctttattatgctaatattgatctatcttgttccatctcatttaattgccatggTTAAATATAAATTTGATGTTCATGTCATTTGTAAGTATCTTGTAGGATTCATAtatctcttattagactcttcctaagtgtttattagtttagtcataaactaaaaggaacttatgcattcataacaatttaaataaaagagaagaaatttaGACATTCTTACAAGGAGGGCCGAAATTGGTTTATActaaattggtctcctaccaagttagtcttcctaagaataatccaaatgccccaaaaacTTAGATCTAGTAGCAAGATCTACAccttaaggatttgtaccaaggaaatccttcttaatacaaatattaatttagttactagaaattaatatttgtgtcCTTAAAATAAGACTTAATATCATTTTAGTTAATAcaactagtaataataatattatgattttgtgagttttcttctTAAGAAATTTTTATaacaaaatagagagaaaaaTCTTGTTCTCTAGATAATGAATTGATAAGAATGAATTAGAGAGAGGTAGgaaatacactacttgagtgtataaGGGGGGAGTGCACCGGTTTTggcatgggtagagtgcccaatacCTTTGCAATTTTCTCTTCTCCAGAGTGTAGGTATACATacctatgattagtaggtaatcatcatgttacCCACTAATTTATATTAATTAAGGCACAAATCCTCCTACCTCTTCCATTTACAGGGCACATACATGCCTAATAttgatccattttaactttgtcaatatgttaatttgtattatgtgacaaattggacatgttactagacatgtcatttaaataatgcatttttaacaaattaaaaatcatcatataaatgaaataaatcacatacaaaaatttactagtaattcacaattacaatttcttaaaatgggttatagaattataaatcacaactatttgtatttataataaacaattcattctttattataattgtttcataaacaataaataaatcttaagtaataaaacaatttaattacttagtacgaatcttatttaatcgaattacaataagatacgtattattactcacaaaatcatttgttcaaatttaaggaattaattaacttgtatcgtcatacaattaattaattatctattaagaacgtttccctagaggtatgaccttaaggaatcaaccgatcaccaccgtcatacgattgtaatgtcaaactctagtcagccaatcattaccgattaatgtggatcagttgacaataaaatgttacaatcccttatgtattcttaatatgagatttaaacatgtgatcgcattattgtcgaggacacatactccaacaatctcccacttgtccgcgacaagtgtgcgtcaccaattctcttgtcctattactatctcctactcaatgcaaggtgtcttgcaggtcgtacttgcatttgatcatatcatgagtggtttcctcgatctggagaataactgtctgaccggaattatctaccatagatatcttccgagcatggccacgcattttcagttcattactcctcgagtggccttgagatataagataaccctgactaggatggacaattcctattgcactcttcctttcgaatagccacagctcatcatgacccaaaacatgcccattagaccccaattacgaaggtcgcagaacataaatcaaagtcactctgaaactgtgccatcttaggcgaacagtctttagtcaaagaattgactcataagaataccatagtagctctcgccacgaccaggctataaaaatttccagaactctgtaagcggtcataagcccgacaaagtgtcccttacagtctgcctatgtgaacgactagtcatcccttatgactctatggcatttgaacttgccatcaatcgcatcacactctagttgcttcgagatgtcacctcatataagtaactaggggcgaatactatgttaatccagttcactttaatggggttcaatattgtctcaataatcccatttggatataacaaagtacaaaATGAGTTAACGTTAACTcgaacaataaatgtgattatcacacatgagtagtcaataccatattaccactctatgtcttataatcataggtgtatttatacactcgtctaatgcaataaaagtttaacTTATGAACATACCATGcgtccaagtgttcaaactttatgaattgcgatttccttcaatttcatgttatcccttatagcatgaattttactaagtacatgtctagacttcatactagacttaggttctttagcttgaaagaagctctttactgttatcatataacttgtgatgtaGGTTTTGGTGGACAACACTACTTGTAGTTTTAAAGTACACCAcctaatcacaacgtacttaggttcacTTCGTAGAAacttgcaatggatgacaataaaacactcttttcaGTCATTTACTTCTtaggtcaataaaatcagcctaggattttcataaatcctaatgagttcggaaacttgagtttgtgtaacctcttaacgcacaactaagtatccttccaaactCCAAAACAGActattagttctccttgagaattcatgacggttccttgaggcataccaatgactctcatatgggttaacttgttatcgacttatcatgatccaagcatttaattcatctaggacatgtgtATCATGGCATTACATGATTATACCAATGGCGGAAACAATGATTATCGAattcatgtagacaacagttcttaggtttagtaaataaccatgactctatcatggtaattctatatttatcgacatgaataacctacttaactgaTTGATTTCTataagatgaaggatcattatcaacataagatacttatctaagtgccaatccaacatcccatgttttaatagattcacatgctgtccaatatcatccagaattgaaaaccta contains the following coding sequences:
- the LOC141651787 gene encoding uncharacterized protein LOC141651787, translated to MRLQSGSSNCNIDEIREFSNWILKIGDGIAECENDGEIDLKLPDDILIKNTTDPMAIIVHSTYPSFDKNFRDLGYLQERAVVAPTHYIVHMVNDYVMSLIPAIEQVYLSLEEISKDERNTEIHEVYSTELLNSIKCSGLPNHELKLRYGPH